Proteins from one Falco naumanni isolate bFalNau1 chromosome 10, bFalNau1.pat, whole genome shotgun sequence genomic window:
- the EPB42 gene encoding protein 4.2 isoform X1, producing the protein MKQGLRIRKCDFKITMNNNNHHTEEISTERLMVRRGQPFTITVVFSAPIFKYLQLLKKTFLTVQTVSHPSKADGIQTKFDISVLLKDQKQWSAALEEQDPFFWTISVNSPVNAPIGQYTLLLRASKSSHLLGNFTLLFNPWCRDDEVFLPNEAQRQEYILNQEGLIYGGTENAVLAQPWDFSQEDIVDICFTLLDVGERHQQDKNRTQRKNPIYICRIVAAMMNCDEFRGILAECGTRQYYDGTPPSKWLGSSPILRQWAASQCKPVRYGQCWVFAAVMCSVLRCLGIPTRVVTGFTWAHNTSSCLSVDEYYDEDGTLLTQDKSTRVWTFHVWNECWMARADLLPKYSGWQALDATCQEKTRSLSFCGPAPVQAIKEGDIEVDYDVCYFFAAINAKCQVWIQTADGLKPVLGSTKYTGNNISTKSVGSERCEDITHNYKYPEGSLQERKVLDKVYRKTTSSKTEFSTIPTALEKPINLFMHLQSKSPLLLGQDIPLSIEVFNHSGGEKAIHLVVGAQSLHYDGVPTTQLWKEEFHFILKSNEANNLQVFVPYSRYRKGSGESHLLRLTAMLREEDSIYIHFAQEEISICEPLLTIEFPENMVQYQPSTAKISLWNPLTEPLEKCTIVVAGRGLIYRQREYRLGSVQPKSSQELQIPFTPIQAGPRRLTAHLTCLQLQNMKSYKTINIAAA; encoded by the exons TATCACATCCTTCCAAAGCAGATGGAATCCAGACTAAGTTTGACATCTCCGTCCTGCTTAAAGACCAGAAGCAGTGGAGCGCAGCACTGGAAGAACAAGACCCATTCTTCTGGACCATCTCTGTGAACAGCCCTGTCAATGCTCCCATTGGCCAGTACACACTGCTTTTACGTGCCTCCAAGTCTTCCCATCTCCTGGGCAACTTCACTCTTCTCTTTAATCCCTGGTGCCGAG ATGATGAGGTGTTCTTGCCTAACGAGGCACAGCGGCAGGAGTACATTTTAAACCAAGAGGGTCTCATCTACGGGGGGACTGAAAATGCAGTCCTAGCGCAACCCTGGGATTTCAGTCAG GAGGATATTGTTGACATCTGCTTCACACTGCTGGATGTAGGTGAACGCCATCAACAAGACAAGAATCGCACCCAGCGCAAGAACCCTATTTACATCTGCCGCATAGTTGCTGCCATG aTGAACTGCGATGAGTTTAGAGGAATCCTGGCAGAATGTGGGACCAGGCAATACTATGATGGGACACCACCTTCCAAGTGGCTAGGAAGCAGTCCCATCCTCCGGCAGTGGGCTGCATCACAATGCAAGCCTGTCCGCtatgggcagtgctgggtgttTGCTGCAGTCATGTGTTCAG TTCTGAGGTGCCTGGGAATTCCTACCAGGGTGGTCACAGGCTTTACGTGGGCTCACAACACTAGCAGCTGCCTAAGTGTGGATGAGTATTATGATGAAGATGGGACACTGCTTACACAAGACAAAAGCACCCGGGTCTG GACCTTTCACGTTTGGAACGAATGCTGGATGGCTCGAGCAGACTTGCTACCAAAGTACAGTGGGTGGCAGGCACTGGATGCCACCTGCCaggaaaaaaccagaa GTCTGTCCTTCTGTGGGCCAGCCCCTGTTCAAGCCATCAAGGAAGGGGACATAGAAGTGGATTATGATGTCTGCTACTTCTTTGCTGCCATCAATGCCAAGTGCCAGGTCTGGATACAAACAGCAGATGGCCTCAAGCCAGTTCTCGGTAGCACAAAATACACTGGCAACAACATCAGCACCAAGAGTGTGGGCAGTGAACGCTGTGAGGATATCACACACAACTACAAGTATCCTGAAG GTTCTCTTCAGGAACGAAAAGTACTAGACAAAGTCTACAGAAAGAcaaccagcagcaaaacagagttTAGCACCATCCCTACTGCCCTTGAAAAGCCAATTAACCTTTTCATGCACCTCCAGTCAAAGAGTCCTCTGCTACTGGGACAAGATATTCCACTTTCTATTGAAGTGTTTAACCACAGCGGTGGAGAAAAGGCTATTCACCTGGTAGTTGGGGCCCAGTCTCTGCATTATGATGGTGTGCCCACTACCCAACTTTGGAAGGAAGAGTTTCATTTTATCCTCAAAAGCAATGAAG CTAACAACCTGCAGGTCTTTGTGCCTTATTCACGGTACAGAAAAGGGTCAGGAGAGAGTCATCTGCTTAGGCTGACTGCCATGCTGAGAGAAGAGGACTCCATCTACATACACTTCGCACAGGAAGAGATCAGCATTTGTGAACCCCTTCTCACTATTGAG TTTCCAGAAAACATGGTACAATATCAGCCAAGCACAGCAAAGATCAGCCTCTGGAACCCCCTCACCGAACCCCTGGAGAAATGTACGATAGTGGTTGCAGGGCGAGGGCTCATTTACAGACAAAGAGAGTACAG GTTGGGCTCTGTTCAACCTAAAAGCAGTCAAGAACTACAAATCCCATTCACCCCCATCCAAGCAGGGCCCAGAAGACTCACTGCACATCTTACCTGCCTTCAACTCCAGAACATGAAGAGCTACAAAACTATCAACATCGCAGCTGCCTGA
- the EPB42 gene encoding protein 4.2 isoform X2 — protein sequence MKQGLRIRKCDFKITMNNNNHHTEEISTERLMVRRGQPFTITVVFSAPIFKYLQLLKKTFLTVQTADGIQTKFDISVLLKDQKQWSAALEEQDPFFWTISVNSPVNAPIGQYTLLLRASKSSHLLGNFTLLFNPWCRDDEVFLPNEAQRQEYILNQEGLIYGGTENAVLAQPWDFSQEDIVDICFTLLDVGERHQQDKNRTQRKNPIYICRIVAAMMNCDEFRGILAECGTRQYYDGTPPSKWLGSSPILRQWAASQCKPVRYGQCWVFAAVMCSVLRCLGIPTRVVTGFTWAHNTSSCLSVDEYYDEDGTLLTQDKSTRVWTFHVWNECWMARADLLPKYSGWQALDATCQEKTRSLSFCGPAPVQAIKEGDIEVDYDVCYFFAAINAKCQVWIQTADGLKPVLGSTKYTGNNISTKSVGSERCEDITHNYKYPEGSLQERKVLDKVYRKTTSSKTEFSTIPTALEKPINLFMHLQSKSPLLLGQDIPLSIEVFNHSGGEKAIHLVVGAQSLHYDGVPTTQLWKEEFHFILKSNEANNLQVFVPYSRYRKGSGESHLLRLTAMLREEDSIYIHFAQEEISICEPLLTIEFPENMVQYQPSTAKISLWNPLTEPLEKCTIVVAGRGLIYRQREYRLGSVQPKSSQELQIPFTPIQAGPRRLTAHLTCLQLQNMKSYKTINIAAA from the exons CAGATGGAATCCAGACTAAGTTTGACATCTCCGTCCTGCTTAAAGACCAGAAGCAGTGGAGCGCAGCACTGGAAGAACAAGACCCATTCTTCTGGACCATCTCTGTGAACAGCCCTGTCAATGCTCCCATTGGCCAGTACACACTGCTTTTACGTGCCTCCAAGTCTTCCCATCTCCTGGGCAACTTCACTCTTCTCTTTAATCCCTGGTGCCGAG ATGATGAGGTGTTCTTGCCTAACGAGGCACAGCGGCAGGAGTACATTTTAAACCAAGAGGGTCTCATCTACGGGGGGACTGAAAATGCAGTCCTAGCGCAACCCTGGGATTTCAGTCAG GAGGATATTGTTGACATCTGCTTCACACTGCTGGATGTAGGTGAACGCCATCAACAAGACAAGAATCGCACCCAGCGCAAGAACCCTATTTACATCTGCCGCATAGTTGCTGCCATG aTGAACTGCGATGAGTTTAGAGGAATCCTGGCAGAATGTGGGACCAGGCAATACTATGATGGGACACCACCTTCCAAGTGGCTAGGAAGCAGTCCCATCCTCCGGCAGTGGGCTGCATCACAATGCAAGCCTGTCCGCtatgggcagtgctgggtgttTGCTGCAGTCATGTGTTCAG TTCTGAGGTGCCTGGGAATTCCTACCAGGGTGGTCACAGGCTTTACGTGGGCTCACAACACTAGCAGCTGCCTAAGTGTGGATGAGTATTATGATGAAGATGGGACACTGCTTACACAAGACAAAAGCACCCGGGTCTG GACCTTTCACGTTTGGAACGAATGCTGGATGGCTCGAGCAGACTTGCTACCAAAGTACAGTGGGTGGCAGGCACTGGATGCCACCTGCCaggaaaaaaccagaa GTCTGTCCTTCTGTGGGCCAGCCCCTGTTCAAGCCATCAAGGAAGGGGACATAGAAGTGGATTATGATGTCTGCTACTTCTTTGCTGCCATCAATGCCAAGTGCCAGGTCTGGATACAAACAGCAGATGGCCTCAAGCCAGTTCTCGGTAGCACAAAATACACTGGCAACAACATCAGCACCAAGAGTGTGGGCAGTGAACGCTGTGAGGATATCACACACAACTACAAGTATCCTGAAG GTTCTCTTCAGGAACGAAAAGTACTAGACAAAGTCTACAGAAAGAcaaccagcagcaaaacagagttTAGCACCATCCCTACTGCCCTTGAAAAGCCAATTAACCTTTTCATGCACCTCCAGTCAAAGAGTCCTCTGCTACTGGGACAAGATATTCCACTTTCTATTGAAGTGTTTAACCACAGCGGTGGAGAAAAGGCTATTCACCTGGTAGTTGGGGCCCAGTCTCTGCATTATGATGGTGTGCCCACTACCCAACTTTGGAAGGAAGAGTTTCATTTTATCCTCAAAAGCAATGAAG CTAACAACCTGCAGGTCTTTGTGCCTTATTCACGGTACAGAAAAGGGTCAGGAGAGAGTCATCTGCTTAGGCTGACTGCCATGCTGAGAGAAGAGGACTCCATCTACATACACTTCGCACAGGAAGAGATCAGCATTTGTGAACCCCTTCTCACTATTGAG TTTCCAGAAAACATGGTACAATATCAGCCAAGCACAGCAAAGATCAGCCTCTGGAACCCCCTCACCGAACCCCTGGAGAAATGTACGATAGTGGTTGCAGGGCGAGGGCTCATTTACAGACAAAGAGAGTACAG GTTGGGCTCTGTTCAACCTAAAAGCAGTCAAGAACTACAAATCCCATTCACCCCCATCCAAGCAGGGCCCAGAAGACTCACTGCACATCTTACCTGCCTTCAACTCCAGAACATGAAGAGCTACAAAACTATCAACATCGCAGCTGCCTGA
- the EPB42 gene encoding protein 4.2 isoform X3 gives MKQGLRIRKCDFKITMNNNNHHTEEISTERLMVRRGQPFTITVVFSAPIFKYLQLLKKTFLTVQTDGIQTKFDISVLLKDQKQWSAALEEQDPFFWTISVNSPVNAPIGQYTLLLRASKSSHLLGNFTLLFNPWCRDDEVFLPNEAQRQEYILNQEGLIYGGTENAVLAQPWDFSQEDIVDICFTLLDVGERHQQDKNRTQRKNPIYICRIVAAMMNCDEFRGILAECGTRQYYDGTPPSKWLGSSPILRQWAASQCKPVRYGQCWVFAAVMCSVLRCLGIPTRVVTGFTWAHNTSSCLSVDEYYDEDGTLLTQDKSTRVWTFHVWNECWMARADLLPKYSGWQALDATCQEKTRSLSFCGPAPVQAIKEGDIEVDYDVCYFFAAINAKCQVWIQTADGLKPVLGSTKYTGNNISTKSVGSERCEDITHNYKYPEGSLQERKVLDKVYRKTTSSKTEFSTIPTALEKPINLFMHLQSKSPLLLGQDIPLSIEVFNHSGGEKAIHLVVGAQSLHYDGVPTTQLWKEEFHFILKSNEANNLQVFVPYSRYRKGSGESHLLRLTAMLREEDSIYIHFAQEEISICEPLLTIEFPENMVQYQPSTAKISLWNPLTEPLEKCTIVVAGRGLIYRQREYRLGSVQPKSSQELQIPFTPIQAGPRRLTAHLTCLQLQNMKSYKTINIAAA, from the exons ATGGAATCCAGACTAAGTTTGACATCTCCGTCCTGCTTAAAGACCAGAAGCAGTGGAGCGCAGCACTGGAAGAACAAGACCCATTCTTCTGGACCATCTCTGTGAACAGCCCTGTCAATGCTCCCATTGGCCAGTACACACTGCTTTTACGTGCCTCCAAGTCTTCCCATCTCCTGGGCAACTTCACTCTTCTCTTTAATCCCTGGTGCCGAG ATGATGAGGTGTTCTTGCCTAACGAGGCACAGCGGCAGGAGTACATTTTAAACCAAGAGGGTCTCATCTACGGGGGGACTGAAAATGCAGTCCTAGCGCAACCCTGGGATTTCAGTCAG GAGGATATTGTTGACATCTGCTTCACACTGCTGGATGTAGGTGAACGCCATCAACAAGACAAGAATCGCACCCAGCGCAAGAACCCTATTTACATCTGCCGCATAGTTGCTGCCATG aTGAACTGCGATGAGTTTAGAGGAATCCTGGCAGAATGTGGGACCAGGCAATACTATGATGGGACACCACCTTCCAAGTGGCTAGGAAGCAGTCCCATCCTCCGGCAGTGGGCTGCATCACAATGCAAGCCTGTCCGCtatgggcagtgctgggtgttTGCTGCAGTCATGTGTTCAG TTCTGAGGTGCCTGGGAATTCCTACCAGGGTGGTCACAGGCTTTACGTGGGCTCACAACACTAGCAGCTGCCTAAGTGTGGATGAGTATTATGATGAAGATGGGACACTGCTTACACAAGACAAAAGCACCCGGGTCTG GACCTTTCACGTTTGGAACGAATGCTGGATGGCTCGAGCAGACTTGCTACCAAAGTACAGTGGGTGGCAGGCACTGGATGCCACCTGCCaggaaaaaaccagaa GTCTGTCCTTCTGTGGGCCAGCCCCTGTTCAAGCCATCAAGGAAGGGGACATAGAAGTGGATTATGATGTCTGCTACTTCTTTGCTGCCATCAATGCCAAGTGCCAGGTCTGGATACAAACAGCAGATGGCCTCAAGCCAGTTCTCGGTAGCACAAAATACACTGGCAACAACATCAGCACCAAGAGTGTGGGCAGTGAACGCTGTGAGGATATCACACACAACTACAAGTATCCTGAAG GTTCTCTTCAGGAACGAAAAGTACTAGACAAAGTCTACAGAAAGAcaaccagcagcaaaacagagttTAGCACCATCCCTACTGCCCTTGAAAAGCCAATTAACCTTTTCATGCACCTCCAGTCAAAGAGTCCTCTGCTACTGGGACAAGATATTCCACTTTCTATTGAAGTGTTTAACCACAGCGGTGGAGAAAAGGCTATTCACCTGGTAGTTGGGGCCCAGTCTCTGCATTATGATGGTGTGCCCACTACCCAACTTTGGAAGGAAGAGTTTCATTTTATCCTCAAAAGCAATGAAG CTAACAACCTGCAGGTCTTTGTGCCTTATTCACGGTACAGAAAAGGGTCAGGAGAGAGTCATCTGCTTAGGCTGACTGCCATGCTGAGAGAAGAGGACTCCATCTACATACACTTCGCACAGGAAGAGATCAGCATTTGTGAACCCCTTCTCACTATTGAG TTTCCAGAAAACATGGTACAATATCAGCCAAGCACAGCAAAGATCAGCCTCTGGAACCCCCTCACCGAACCCCTGGAGAAATGTACGATAGTGGTTGCAGGGCGAGGGCTCATTTACAGACAAAGAGAGTACAG GTTGGGCTCTGTTCAACCTAAAAGCAGTCAAGAACTACAAATCCCATTCACCCCCATCCAAGCAGGGCCCAGAAGACTCACTGCACATCTTACCTGCCTTCAACTCCAGAACATGAAGAGCTACAAAACTATCAACATCGCAGCTGCCTGA
- the EPB42 gene encoding protein 4.2 isoform X4 — MKQGLRIRKCDFKITMNNNNHHTEEISTERLMVRRGQPFTITVVFSAPIFKYLQLLKKTFLTVQTDQKQWSAALEEQDPFFWTISVNSPVNAPIGQYTLLLRASKSSHLLGNFTLLFNPWCRDDEVFLPNEAQRQEYILNQEGLIYGGTENAVLAQPWDFSQEDIVDICFTLLDVGERHQQDKNRTQRKNPIYICRIVAAMMNCDEFRGILAECGTRQYYDGTPPSKWLGSSPILRQWAASQCKPVRYGQCWVFAAVMCSVLRCLGIPTRVVTGFTWAHNTSSCLSVDEYYDEDGTLLTQDKSTRVWTFHVWNECWMARADLLPKYSGWQALDATCQEKTRSLSFCGPAPVQAIKEGDIEVDYDVCYFFAAINAKCQVWIQTADGLKPVLGSTKYTGNNISTKSVGSERCEDITHNYKYPEGSLQERKVLDKVYRKTTSSKTEFSTIPTALEKPINLFMHLQSKSPLLLGQDIPLSIEVFNHSGGEKAIHLVVGAQSLHYDGVPTTQLWKEEFHFILKSNEANNLQVFVPYSRYRKGSGESHLLRLTAMLREEDSIYIHFAQEEISICEPLLTIEFPENMVQYQPSTAKISLWNPLTEPLEKCTIVVAGRGLIYRQREYRLGSVQPKSSQELQIPFTPIQAGPRRLTAHLTCLQLQNMKSYKTINIAAA, encoded by the exons ACCAGAAGCAGTGGAGCGCAGCACTGGAAGAACAAGACCCATTCTTCTGGACCATCTCTGTGAACAGCCCTGTCAATGCTCCCATTGGCCAGTACACACTGCTTTTACGTGCCTCCAAGTCTTCCCATCTCCTGGGCAACTTCACTCTTCTCTTTAATCCCTGGTGCCGAG ATGATGAGGTGTTCTTGCCTAACGAGGCACAGCGGCAGGAGTACATTTTAAACCAAGAGGGTCTCATCTACGGGGGGACTGAAAATGCAGTCCTAGCGCAACCCTGGGATTTCAGTCAG GAGGATATTGTTGACATCTGCTTCACACTGCTGGATGTAGGTGAACGCCATCAACAAGACAAGAATCGCACCCAGCGCAAGAACCCTATTTACATCTGCCGCATAGTTGCTGCCATG aTGAACTGCGATGAGTTTAGAGGAATCCTGGCAGAATGTGGGACCAGGCAATACTATGATGGGACACCACCTTCCAAGTGGCTAGGAAGCAGTCCCATCCTCCGGCAGTGGGCTGCATCACAATGCAAGCCTGTCCGCtatgggcagtgctgggtgttTGCTGCAGTCATGTGTTCAG TTCTGAGGTGCCTGGGAATTCCTACCAGGGTGGTCACAGGCTTTACGTGGGCTCACAACACTAGCAGCTGCCTAAGTGTGGATGAGTATTATGATGAAGATGGGACACTGCTTACACAAGACAAAAGCACCCGGGTCTG GACCTTTCACGTTTGGAACGAATGCTGGATGGCTCGAGCAGACTTGCTACCAAAGTACAGTGGGTGGCAGGCACTGGATGCCACCTGCCaggaaaaaaccagaa GTCTGTCCTTCTGTGGGCCAGCCCCTGTTCAAGCCATCAAGGAAGGGGACATAGAAGTGGATTATGATGTCTGCTACTTCTTTGCTGCCATCAATGCCAAGTGCCAGGTCTGGATACAAACAGCAGATGGCCTCAAGCCAGTTCTCGGTAGCACAAAATACACTGGCAACAACATCAGCACCAAGAGTGTGGGCAGTGAACGCTGTGAGGATATCACACACAACTACAAGTATCCTGAAG GTTCTCTTCAGGAACGAAAAGTACTAGACAAAGTCTACAGAAAGAcaaccagcagcaaaacagagttTAGCACCATCCCTACTGCCCTTGAAAAGCCAATTAACCTTTTCATGCACCTCCAGTCAAAGAGTCCTCTGCTACTGGGACAAGATATTCCACTTTCTATTGAAGTGTTTAACCACAGCGGTGGAGAAAAGGCTATTCACCTGGTAGTTGGGGCCCAGTCTCTGCATTATGATGGTGTGCCCACTACCCAACTTTGGAAGGAAGAGTTTCATTTTATCCTCAAAAGCAATGAAG CTAACAACCTGCAGGTCTTTGTGCCTTATTCACGGTACAGAAAAGGGTCAGGAGAGAGTCATCTGCTTAGGCTGACTGCCATGCTGAGAGAAGAGGACTCCATCTACATACACTTCGCACAGGAAGAGATCAGCATTTGTGAACCCCTTCTCACTATTGAG TTTCCAGAAAACATGGTACAATATCAGCCAAGCACAGCAAAGATCAGCCTCTGGAACCCCCTCACCGAACCCCTGGAGAAATGTACGATAGTGGTTGCAGGGCGAGGGCTCATTTACAGACAAAGAGAGTACAG GTTGGGCTCTGTTCAACCTAAAAGCAGTCAAGAACTACAAATCCCATTCACCCCCATCCAAGCAGGGCCCAGAAGACTCACTGCACATCTTACCTGCCTTCAACTCCAGAACATGAAGAGCTACAAAACTATCAACATCGCAGCTGCCTGA